One Novipirellula caenicola DNA segment encodes these proteins:
- a CDS encoding Gfo/Idh/MocA family protein — protein sequence MTTPRTANRRRFLQGVAAAGTATALFPSPRNVFANESPNSRPVFATIGLRNQGWAITSKSFKFADFAALADVDSNVLGANVEKVQKNQGKKPDSYKDYRKILDRKDIDAVMIATPDHWHTKISVEAMYAGKDVYCEKPLTLTIAEGKLIEKVVKETGRVFQVGTMQRSESSQRFLQAVALIKHGRIGTVKKVTCGINGMEASPVIPVAPVPSELDWDFWLGPAPKVEYRALPEMRKGYGGGVPLYSNCHYAFRNWHEYAGGKLTDWGAHHVDIACWALGASDTGPSKISPLEYTLPVEHKDGYPVVNDQYNAATKFKLRVDMPNDVEMIITSEGDNGILFEGTEGRFFVNRGKIVGKPVEDLKDNPLPDGAIEEVYGGKVSANHTANFIEAMESRKQPISDVWSHNRMLEICHLSNIAMRLGRDLNWDPNKREIVGDPQANSFLARENRKGYEINM from the coding sequence ATGACCACCCCTCGCACCGCCAATCGCCGTCGTTTTCTGCAAGGTGTCGCCGCGGCAGGGACCGCTACAGCGCTGTTTCCATCGCCCCGCAACGTGTTTGCCAACGAGTCGCCTAACAGCCGTCCGGTTTTTGCCACCATCGGGTTACGCAACCAAGGCTGGGCGATCACCAGCAAGTCGTTCAAGTTTGCGGATTTCGCCGCTCTGGCGGATGTCGATTCCAATGTATTGGGAGCGAATGTCGAGAAGGTTCAGAAGAATCAAGGCAAGAAGCCCGATTCGTACAAGGACTATCGCAAGATCTTGGATCGGAAGGACATCGATGCGGTGATGATCGCCACTCCGGATCATTGGCACACCAAGATCTCGGTCGAAGCGATGTACGCGGGCAAGGACGTCTACTGTGAAAAACCGTTGACGCTGACGATCGCCGAAGGCAAGTTGATCGAAAAGGTCGTCAAAGAAACCGGCCGCGTTTTCCAAGTCGGCACGATGCAGCGATCCGAGTCGAGCCAGCGTTTCTTGCAAGCGGTCGCATTGATCAAACATGGCCGTATCGGAACCGTGAAAAAGGTGACGTGTGGAATTAACGGAATGGAAGCATCTCCGGTGATTCCGGTCGCTCCGGTTCCGAGCGAACTGGATTGGGATTTCTGGCTCGGCCCTGCACCAAAGGTCGAGTACCGAGCGCTTCCGGAAATGCGTAAAGGCTATGGCGGCGGCGTACCGCTGTACAGCAATTGTCACTACGCGTTCCGAAATTGGCACGAATACGCTGGCGGTAAATTGACCGATTGGGGTGCCCACCACGTCGATATCGCATGCTGGGCACTCGGAGCGAGTGATACTGGGCCGAGCAAGATTTCGCCGCTTGAGTACACGTTGCCGGTCGAGCACAAGGACGGCTATCCCGTCGTCAACGACCAATACAACGCGGCCACGAAGTTCAAGCTCCGCGTCGACATGCCTAACGATGTCGAGATGATTATCACCAGCGAAGGTGACAACGGCATCCTATTCGAAGGCACCGAAGGACGCTTCTTTGTCAACCGCGGCAAGATTGTCGGCAAGCCCGTTGAGGATTTGAAAGACAATCCACTTCCCGACGGAGCGATCGAAGAGGTTTACGGCGGAAAGGTCAGCGCGAACCACACCGCCAACTTTATCGAAGCGATGGAATCACGAAAACAGCCGATTTCGGATGTCTGGTCGCACAACCGGATGCTGGAGATCTGCCATCTGTCGAACATCGCGATGCGGCTTGGGCGAGATTTGAACTGGGATCCGAACAAGCGAGAGATCGTCGGCGACCCCCAAGCCAATTCGTTCCTGGCCCGCGAAAACCGCAAGGGCTACGAAATCAACATGTAG
- a CDS encoding di-heme-cytochrome C peroxidase: MFDSIRQTLNARLPFVIATAGEFFALYYWLLLFDQSSYVMATLVLWAGFLVERVAVLYWVKENFGGGVGIAADHKTWWQKLIGLLLICLSEITVWVAFVFAQHYFGWTAAFLVLFVGEQIEHSIELGLLSQTSWLNFVASRQATVITVLETLGGIAWLYLVRHDQAQLGGMMLLIGLTIEHVIQGDAIKRRLKAKQNQGDDPSDTSADAAKQPRLIGTAPVVGGIITVAIAAVLFTVLNPFCFRILSPPPTIDAPVTYLKQNWSAEKRDEFYHAPQGTVLMKSDWFMALEQPTIKFVGRVGLMSDQDYLARFGFLKDVQNDEHNSNDLPVGFAVGEVTMPDDGSKQNVVGLTCAACHTGELHYADHHLRIDGAAGLIDLEQFQNAVGAAFLLTIKNPLRFNRFADRVLGEDHTPDERAELKESVNRVLQQGLAEKEANASREIYDGYDGGYGRTDALAKIANFVFGTQLDNDNLQIGSAPVRFPPLWDSPWFDWAQYNGSVEQPMVRNIGEAIGVRARVNLDPRSERFLDSTVDIDGLHKIETLLAGDAPLQGLQSPRWPEGVMGAINHTKAAAGAALYRDLCQSCHLPALDTDEIWEDANWVSNAAYSMSWQWKPPSKRARFLNLQGVNIGKVGTDPGQATNFFSRYVNTGKSVLPSVTKGLYKNQQWENKDWYSPVKGADTTEYPATVLSVGEALQRVTVAIAQRHYDRKGWSTETRERYDGYRNPGARNPLEYRPRPLNGIWASPPYLHNGSVRTIYQLLCPPEERDQTFYVGTRQYDAVHLGYKNEQVPGAFLFDTRVEGNLNTGHAFDALPLGNGVIGPRLSHEERMQILEYLKSMGPAGPVPESFITAGREASEPETSVED, from the coding sequence ATGTTCGATAGTATTCGGCAGACCTTGAATGCTCGCCTTCCCTTTGTCATTGCGACGGCTGGCGAATTTTTCGCGTTGTACTATTGGCTTCTGCTGTTTGATCAGTCCTCTTACGTGATGGCGACGCTCGTCTTGTGGGCGGGATTTTTAGTCGAGCGAGTAGCGGTTCTGTATTGGGTCAAAGAAAACTTTGGCGGCGGCGTTGGTATCGCAGCGGATCACAAAACGTGGTGGCAGAAGCTGATTGGGTTGCTATTGATCTGCCTGAGCGAAATTACTGTTTGGGTCGCGTTCGTTTTTGCCCAGCACTATTTTGGTTGGACCGCCGCCTTCTTGGTGCTGTTTGTCGGCGAGCAAATCGAACACAGCATTGAACTCGGGTTGTTATCGCAAACCAGTTGGCTGAATTTTGTTGCGTCTCGGCAAGCGACGGTGATCACCGTGCTGGAAACGCTCGGAGGAATTGCGTGGCTGTATTTGGTGCGTCACGACCAGGCTCAGTTGGGCGGCATGATGCTGTTGATCGGATTGACGATCGAGCATGTGATCCAAGGCGACGCGATCAAACGCAGGCTGAAGGCCAAGCAAAATCAGGGCGACGATCCTTCCGACACGTCCGCCGATGCAGCCAAGCAACCTAGGTTAATTGGGACCGCTCCGGTCGTCGGCGGCATCATCACGGTGGCGATCGCCGCCGTGCTATTCACCGTGCTGAATCCCTTCTGTTTCCGGATCCTGTCGCCGCCACCAACCATCGACGCGCCAGTAACCTACTTGAAACAAAATTGGTCCGCGGAAAAACGCGACGAGTTTTATCATGCGCCGCAGGGCACCGTGCTGATGAAGTCAGATTGGTTCATGGCGTTAGAACAGCCCACGATCAAGTTTGTGGGGCGAGTCGGGCTGATGTCCGATCAGGACTATTTGGCGCGATTCGGCTTCTTAAAAGACGTCCAAAACGATGAACATAACTCGAATGATTTGCCCGTCGGGTTCGCGGTCGGCGAAGTCACGATGCCTGATGATGGATCCAAACAAAATGTAGTTGGGCTGACGTGTGCGGCGTGCCACACCGGCGAACTTCATTATGCGGATCATCATTTGCGAATCGACGGGGCCGCGGGGCTGATCGATCTTGAACAGTTTCAAAACGCGGTGGGGGCTGCGTTTTTGTTGACGATCAAAAATCCGCTTCGCTTCAATCGGTTTGCCGATCGCGTGTTGGGCGAGGACCATACGCCGGACGAGCGCGCTGAGCTTAAAGAAAGCGTCAATCGAGTTTTACAGCAAGGACTCGCTGAAAAGGAAGCCAATGCATCACGCGAGATCTATGATGGCTACGACGGTGGCTACGGCCGTACCGATGCGTTGGCGAAGATTGCAAATTTCGTGTTCGGCACTCAATTGGACAATGACAATTTGCAGATCGGCAGTGCGCCGGTCCGCTTCCCTCCGCTCTGGGATTCGCCTTGGTTCGATTGGGCCCAATACAATGGTTCGGTCGAACAACCGATGGTCCGCAACATTGGTGAAGCGATCGGCGTGCGGGCGCGAGTGAATTTGGATCCACGATCGGAACGCTTTCTCGATTCGACGGTCGATATCGATGGGCTGCACAAAATCGAAACGCTGTTGGCTGGCGACGCGCCGCTACAAGGTTTGCAATCACCTCGTTGGCCCGAGGGGGTGATGGGCGCGATCAACCATACCAAAGCGGCCGCCGGGGCTGCACTGTATCGCGACCTCTGCCAATCATGTCATTTACCGGCGCTAGACACCGACGAGATTTGGGAGGACGCAAATTGGGTGTCCAATGCTGCGTATTCGATGTCGTGGCAATGGAAGCCACCAAGCAAACGGGCGCGTTTCCTGAACCTGCAGGGGGTCAATATTGGCAAAGTGGGCACCGACCCAGGACAGGCAACGAATTTCTTTTCTCGCTACGTTAACACCGGAAAATCGGTACTGCCGTCGGTCACCAAAGGCCTTTACAAGAACCAGCAATGGGAAAACAAGGATTGGTACTCGCCGGTCAAAGGGGCCGACACGACCGAATATCCCGCTACCGTGCTGTCGGTGGGCGAAGCGCTTCAGCGGGTGACCGTTGCGATTGCCCAGCGACACTATGACCGAAAGGGGTGGTCGACAGAGACCCGCGAGCGTTATGATGGGTACCGAAACCCGGGGGCCAGGAACCCCCTCGAGTATCGACCCCGCCCGTTAAACGGCATTTGGGCGTCGCCTCCCTATTTACATAACGGTTCGGTGCGCACGATTTATCAGTTGCTTTGCCCGCCGGAGGAGCGTGATCAAACCTTTTACGTAGGAACGCGGCAATACGATGCGGTTCATTTGGGGTACAAAAACGAACAGGTTCCCGGAGCGTTCCTGTTCGACACGCGAGTCGAGGGTAACTTGAACACCGGCCACGCCTTTGACGCCTTACCGCTGGGCAATGGCGTGATCGGACCGCGATTATCGCACGAAGAACGCATGCAGATACTGGAATATCTGAAATCGATGGGCCCGGCTGGCCCGGTCCCCGAGTCGTTTATCACAGCAGGACGGGAAGCGAGCGAACCAGAAACATCGGTCGAAGATTAG
- a CDS encoding protein kinase domain-containing protein, whose product MEPTEHNTTHKTIMTFGDRYRTIRVIGEGTFGWVYEGYDPTLKRRIAIKVPKPRVDKGSAERTQKYLDEALSLAKLQHPGIVSVFDVGVQNGKVYIVTEFLEGPTLYEYLNSHKISHTSAAKLIADLALALGHAHTQMVVHRDVKPGNVIMTKDRGPVLVDFGLAIAEDNDGSQIGDIMGTVQYMAPEQVEGQAHRIDGRTDIYALGVLLYQLLTGRVPFRSSNKNEIRRQILQDDPQPLRQLAPDVPEALQRICLRAMSRSISKRYSTGQDLADRLNQCLSSSIKADSSDEFYSENEGNNSTPTRPLDHAERGAAASVDPTNESTYSVSDSLSSQSADGEKSTSGSQGSGSTVSGRRHVTVLRISAVAKSQDPAGGDPDDQIETLNELQIAVNEKARTYCGSLLYSAGQEFSVCFGYPLSYEDAPRRATDMAVDLNEQFQSRLTNDRRRTEMQLDVWFSIHSGMIVVMGGDAQNLVGDVFSLVSKIDRETEPNEVVLSEDTLRLVGHHFDTERLSATCGLRNDQPTSLYRVRGRRAAATSDQVADETERTPLVGRDQEVSMLLDRWELTSEGVGQLVALIGEAGLGKSRLIQIIREYVTQQFAAKNKPSNKRPPILEWNCSPYHTASAFQPVKESLIRWLDLDPESTGDERRLRVDQHLQSIGISRPDSLPILLELLSLPADPKLGPPKMASSKKKELTVNVILNWVIGLAQQQPLLFIVEDLHWIDPSTLEILSRIADQPMDVPCLCLQTFRPEFTTPWTSRAHQSQIALNRLTRAQAAQIIQSRLGDGHIAKGTIARIIERTDGIPLFVEEYAKMLAESDIETYDSHTDMHGSSLLTARSSDEIPSSLQDLLTARLDRAGGDQGFVRLAATIGREFSYEMIRAAADMDDVALKRELAILTEAEILYRRGTLPDCTFQFKHALIQDAAYESMLRRQRQEFHHRIADVLLRRFPETMEQRPEVLASHFTRAGMDQEAAQWWEVAGASAVASGAFVEAIEHLKAGLTLIERLPESSLRDALELKINISLGIAILSTMGYASPDLESIYDRRTVLCQKLGDPMAQLHALWAKGSWRIVSDYVIPCIEIGQSMIEMGEKINDNGARVEALFLDAIGRYYHAEFASSLQSTEMGVQWFDADKAMFHLRRIGQHAGVAHLCYRGLNQWHLGLPNSAMKSMQQALQMAETLDHPFSVAFALHHHSWLSVSMGRGDEAVRMADRQIEVSQQQAFFFWETTAMLYRAGGLLCIGDMQSANDTLDQAIPRYQMTGARLAVPLYMSYLASAKRQSGDFAAAEEAIRRGLEAANTFEDRFALPELWRQQAHLAESQKDPDQTADCFLKSVTIARDHQAVADELATWICVERWMNNSDLKSIGESSSTSYSIKDVRKMIETLRDQIEPADFAIPVLD is encoded by the coding sequence ATGGAGCCTACCGAACACAATACGACCCACAAAACGATAATGACGTTTGGGGACCGGTATCGCACGATTCGGGTGATCGGCGAAGGGACTTTCGGATGGGTGTACGAAGGCTACGATCCGACCCTAAAACGCAGGATCGCGATCAAAGTCCCGAAGCCTCGTGTGGACAAGGGAAGTGCCGAACGGACGCAAAAATACCTTGACGAAGCACTCAGCCTTGCCAAACTGCAGCACCCTGGGATCGTGTCGGTGTTTGACGTTGGCGTGCAAAACGGCAAAGTCTATATCGTCACAGAATTCTTAGAGGGACCGACGCTCTACGAATACCTCAATTCGCACAAGATCAGTCACACGTCGGCCGCCAAATTGATCGCCGATTTGGCGTTGGCATTAGGGCACGCACATACGCAGATGGTTGTCCACCGCGACGTCAAACCAGGCAACGTGATCATGACCAAAGATCGTGGTCCGGTGTTGGTGGATTTCGGTTTGGCGATTGCCGAGGACAACGACGGCAGCCAGATCGGTGACATCATGGGCACGGTTCAGTACATGGCGCCCGAACAGGTCGAGGGCCAGGCGCATCGCATCGATGGACGTACCGATATTTATGCCCTCGGCGTGCTGTTGTACCAACTGTTGACCGGACGGGTGCCGTTTCGCAGTTCGAACAAGAACGAAATTCGACGGCAAATTTTGCAGGACGATCCGCAGCCACTGAGGCAATTAGCACCGGACGTTCCTGAAGCCCTGCAGCGTATTTGTTTGCGTGCGATGTCGCGGTCAATTTCGAAACGCTATTCGACCGGTCAAGATTTAGCTGATCGATTGAACCAATGTTTGTCATCTTCGATCAAGGCGGATTCGTCCGATGAATTCTACTCCGAGAACGAAGGCAACAATTCCACCCCGACTCGGCCGTTAGATCACGCCGAACGGGGTGCCGCCGCAAGCGTGGATCCGACCAACGAGAGCACCTATTCCGTCTCTGACAGCCTGTCGAGCCAATCGGCCGACGGCGAAAAATCGACATCGGGGTCACAGGGATCCGGTTCCACCGTTTCAGGGCGGCGGCACGTCACGGTGCTGCGAATCAGTGCGGTTGCGAAATCCCAAGATCCCGCCGGCGGTGACCCCGACGATCAGATCGAAACGCTCAATGAACTACAAATCGCGGTAAACGAAAAAGCAAGGACCTACTGCGGCAGTCTGTTGTACAGCGCAGGCCAAGAGTTTTCGGTCTGCTTTGGCTACCCGCTCAGCTATGAAGACGCGCCACGGCGAGCGACCGACATGGCGGTGGACTTGAATGAGCAATTTCAAAGTCGCCTGACAAACGATCGTCGTCGTACCGAGATGCAGTTGGACGTGTGGTTTTCCATTCATAGCGGCATGATTGTCGTCATGGGCGGCGATGCCCAAAACTTGGTGGGCGACGTCTTTTCATTGGTCTCCAAAATTGATCGCGAAACCGAACCCAACGAGGTCGTGCTGAGCGAAGATACCTTGCGATTGGTAGGACATCATTTCGACACCGAGAGGCTCTCGGCTACCTGCGGGCTGCGGAACGATCAACCGACGTCGCTGTATCGAGTGCGTGGCCGCCGTGCCGCCGCCACGTCGGATCAAGTCGCGGACGAAACAGAACGAACGCCGCTGGTCGGACGCGATCAAGAAGTCAGCATGTTGCTTGATCGCTGGGAATTGACGTCCGAAGGTGTCGGGCAGCTGGTCGCGCTGATCGGTGAAGCGGGCTTGGGGAAATCGCGTCTGATCCAGATCATCAGAGAATACGTGACGCAGCAATTTGCGGCTAAAAACAAACCGTCCAACAAACGACCTCCGATTTTGGAATGGAATTGTTCGCCCTACCATACCGCCAGCGCCTTTCAGCCAGTCAAGGAATCGTTGATCCGGTGGTTGGATCTCGATCCCGAATCGACCGGCGACGAACGTCGGCTGCGAGTCGACCAGCACTTGCAATCGATCGGGATTTCACGGCCCGATTCGCTGCCGATTCTGTTGGAATTGCTGTCGCTGCCAGCGGACCCAAAATTGGGCCCTCCCAAGATGGCGTCGTCGAAAAAGAAAGAATTGACGGTAAACGTCATCTTGAATTGGGTCATCGGGCTGGCCCAGCAACAGCCTCTGTTGTTCATCGTCGAGGATTTGCATTGGATTGATCCTTCGACGCTCGAAATTTTGTCTCGGATCGCGGATCAGCCGATGGATGTGCCTTGTTTGTGTCTGCAAACATTTCGGCCCGAGTTTACGACGCCGTGGACCAGTCGAGCGCATCAAAGTCAGATCGCACTAAACCGACTGACTCGCGCGCAAGCCGCTCAGATCATTCAATCACGGCTGGGCGACGGGCATATCGCCAAAGGCACCATCGCTCGCATCATTGAACGAACCGATGGCATCCCATTGTTTGTCGAAGAGTACGCCAAGATGTTGGCCGAATCCGACATCGAAACCTATGATTCTCATACCGACATGCATGGTTCGTCACTGTTGACCGCACGCAGCAGCGATGAGATCCCTTCGTCATTACAGGATTTGTTGACCGCGAGATTGGATCGGGCGGGTGGCGATCAAGGATTTGTACGGTTGGCCGCGACGATTGGACGCGAGTTCTCTTATGAAATGATTCGCGCCGCTGCGGATATGGACGACGTCGCGCTGAAACGAGAACTCGCGATTTTGACCGAAGCCGAGATACTTTATCGACGCGGGACGCTGCCGGATTGCACCTTTCAATTCAAGCACGCATTGATTCAGGACGCGGCGTACGAATCGATGTTGCGTCGTCAACGACAAGAGTTTCATCACCGCATCGCCGACGTCCTGCTCCGCCGATTTCCCGAAACGATGGAGCAGCGACCCGAGGTATTGGCGTCCCACTTCACCCGAGCAGGCATGGATCAAGAAGCCGCACAGTGGTGGGAGGTTGCCGGTGCGTCGGCCGTCGCGAGCGGGGCCTTTGTCGAAGCCATCGAACATCTAAAAGCAGGGCTAACGCTAATCGAACGTTTGCCAGAATCCAGTTTGCGAGACGCACTGGAGTTGAAGATCAACATCTCGCTGGGGATCGCGATCTTGTCGACGATGGGATATGCATCGCCGGATTTGGAATCGATCTACGACCGACGCACCGTGCTTTGCCAAAAACTGGGCGACCCGATGGCTCAGTTGCACGCATTGTGGGCCAAAGGATCTTGGCGAATCGTCAGCGATTACGTGATACCTTGTATCGAAATCGGCCAATCGATGATCGAGATGGGGGAAAAGATCAACGACAACGGCGCTCGCGTCGAGGCGTTGTTCTTGGATGCGATTGGACGATACTATCATGCCGAATTTGCCTCGTCGCTGCAGTCCACCGAAATGGGAGTGCAGTGGTTTGATGCGGACAAAGCGATGTTCCATCTTCGCCGTATCGGCCAACACGCAGGCGTCGCACATCTGTGTTACAGGGGGCTGAACCAATGGCATCTTGGGCTGCCGAATTCGGCAATGAAGTCGATGCAACAAGCGTTGCAGATGGCGGAAACCTTGGACCATCCCTTTAGCGTCGCATTTGCACTGCATCATCATTCGTGGTTGTCGGTGTCGATGGGACGCGGCGACGAAGCGGTGAGGATGGCCGATCGCCAGATCGAAGTTTCGCAGCAACAAGCGTTCTTTTTCTGGGAAACCACCGCGATGTTGTACCGTGCGGGCGGATTGCTCTGCATCGGCGACATGCAATCGGCTAACGACACGCTCGATCAAGCGATCCCACGCTACCAGATGACTGGTGCCCGATTAGCCGTCCCGTTGTACATGAGCTACTTGGCGTCGGCTAAACGCCAATCCGGTGATTTTGCAGCAGCAGAAGAGGCGATTCGCCGTGGATTGGAGGCCGCCAATACCTTCGAGGACCGTTTCGCGTTGCCGGAATTGTGGCGTCAGCAAGCACATTTGGCGGAATCACAAAAGGATCCCGATCAAACCGCCGATTGCTTTTTGAAGTCGGTGACGATCGCACGTGATCATCAAGCCGTGGCGGACGAGCTTGCTACTTGGATTTGCGTGGAGCGTTGGATGAACAATTCCGATCTGAAATCGATCGGCGAGTCATCGTCAACGTCGTATTCAATCAAAGACGTCAGAAAGATGATCGAGACATTGCGAGACCAAATTGAACCCGCCGACTTTGCGATCCCCGTGCTCGATTAA